The following proteins come from a genomic window of Heyndrickxia acidicola:
- the accB gene encoding acetyl-CoA carboxylase biotin carboxyl carrier protein: MLKVQEIRELIKLIDQSSIDEFEYEHEGASIKMKKNTGVTVVEPQYAVQAPPAAVIPAQPIHHESIAASPAPAISEVQKQESVSAVNDANLHKIVSPMVGTFYVSPSPDSDPYVQEGSKVQANTVVCIVEAMKLFNEIEAEVDGEIVEVLVKDGQLVEYGQPLFLVKSK, translated from the coding sequence ATGTTGAAAGTGCAAGAAATTCGTGAATTAATCAAGCTTATTGACCAATCAAGCATTGATGAATTTGAATACGAACATGAGGGTGCATCCATTAAGATGAAAAAAAATACGGGTGTGACGGTTGTAGAACCTCAGTATGCAGTACAAGCCCCTCCTGCAGCTGTTATTCCTGCACAGCCAATCCATCATGAGAGTATTGCAGCTTCCCCTGCTCCGGCTATTTCTGAGGTTCAGAAACAAGAATCTGTTTCAGCAGTGAATGATGCAAATCTACATAAAATTGTTTCTCCTATGGTAGGAACATTTTATGTATCTCCATCACCGGACAGTGATCCTTATGTACAAGAAGGCTCCAAAGTCCAAGCAAACACAGTTGTTTGTATTGTTGAAGCGATGAAGCTATTTAATGAAATTGAAGCAGAGGTAGATGGCGAAATCGTTGAAGTCCTTGTTAAAGATGGACAGCTTGTAGAATATGGACAGCCATTGTTCCTAGTAAAGTCCAAGTAA
- the dxs gene encoding 1-deoxy-D-xylulose-5-phosphate synthase produces MDLLSIKDPSFLKKMDIEDLKELSDDIRQFLIEKLSRTGGHIGPNLGVVELTIALHKCFNSPQDKILWDVGHQSYVHKILTGRAGEFDSLRQFKGLCGFPKRCESEHDVWETGHSSTSLSAAMGMAIARDLKGEKSFVIPVIGDGALTGGMALEALNHIGHEQKDLIVVLNDNEMSIAPNVGALHNVLGKLRTAGKYKRAKDELELLLKKVPAIGGKLAATAERVKDSLKYLLVSGVFFEELGFTYLGPVDGHNYEALFENIQYAKKTKGPILLHVITKKGKGYEPAENDKKGTWHGTGQYKIETGDLIKPVNAPPAWSALVSDTVLRLAKKDPRIVAITPAMPVGSKLEKFAQELPNRMYDVGIAEQHAATLAAGLATQDMKPFLAIYSTFLQRAYDQVVHDICRQNLNVFIGIDRAGLVGADGETHQGVFDIAFLRHVPNLVIMMPKDENEGQHMVQTAIEYNSGPIAMRFPRGNGYGVPMDEELKAIPIGTWEVLRNGTDAAILTFGTTIPMALEAANLLQKKGLSIKVINARFIKPLDEKMMAELLNSSMPILTIEEAVLQGGFGSAVLEYAHDKGYYHNVIERMGIPDQFIEHGGVNELLQEIGMTTEDTVNRLLTMLSKNQKRASV; encoded by the coding sequence ATGGATCTTTTATCAATTAAGGACCCGTCTTTTCTTAAGAAAATGGATATTGAAGACCTCAAAGAGTTAAGTGATGATATTCGCCAATTCTTAATAGAAAAGCTATCTAGAACGGGCGGCCATATCGGGCCAAATTTAGGTGTTGTAGAGCTAACCATTGCTCTCCATAAATGCTTTAACAGCCCGCAGGACAAAATTTTATGGGATGTCGGGCATCAATCCTATGTCCATAAAATTTTAACGGGGCGTGCAGGCGAATTTGACTCATTGAGGCAGTTTAAGGGGCTATGCGGCTTTCCTAAAAGATGTGAGAGTGAACATGATGTCTGGGAAACAGGCCATAGCTCAACATCCTTGTCTGCTGCCATGGGCATGGCAATTGCAAGGGATTTAAAAGGAGAAAAATCCTTTGTTATCCCTGTAATTGGCGACGGAGCATTAACAGGCGGCATGGCGCTTGAGGCATTGAACCATATTGGGCATGAACAAAAGGATTTGATTGTCGTTCTGAATGATAATGAAATGTCTATTGCACCAAATGTGGGTGCCCTTCACAACGTGTTAGGAAAACTAAGGACAGCAGGTAAATATAAGCGGGCAAAGGATGAATTGGAGCTTCTTTTGAAGAAGGTCCCTGCGATCGGCGGTAAGCTAGCCGCAACGGCTGAGAGGGTAAAAGACAGCCTAAAGTACCTTTTGGTTTCCGGCGTGTTTTTTGAAGAGCTTGGATTTACGTATTTAGGCCCTGTTGATGGTCATAACTATGAGGCTCTGTTTGAAAACATCCAATACGCTAAAAAAACAAAGGGTCCGATTCTTTTACATGTGATTACGAAAAAAGGCAAAGGGTATGAACCTGCTGAAAACGACAAAAAAGGAACCTGGCACGGTACGGGTCAATATAAAATTGAAACCGGTGACTTAATTAAGCCGGTTAATGCTCCACCTGCATGGAGCGCACTTGTCAGTGATACCGTGTTAAGACTAGCCAAAAAGGATCCGAGAATTGTTGCAATCACACCAGCTATGCCTGTTGGCTCAAAGTTGGAAAAATTTGCACAGGAGCTGCCAAACCGCATGTATGACGTAGGGATTGCCGAACAGCATGCAGCTACTCTGGCAGCAGGATTGGCTACCCAGGATATGAAGCCATTTTTGGCCATCTATTCGACATTTCTTCAGCGTGCTTATGATCAGGTCGTACATGATATTTGCCGCCAGAATTTAAACGTATTTATCGGAATTGACCGTGCAGGGCTGGTCGGAGCGGATGGTGAAACGCACCAGGGAGTATTTGATATTGCCTTTTTACGCCACGTTCCGAATCTGGTGATAATGATGCCAAAGGACGAAAATGAAGGCCAGCACATGGTCCAGACCGCTATAGAATATAACAGCGGACCAATCGCCATGAGATTTCCCCGCGGTAATGGATATGGTGTACCGATGGATGAAGAGCTTAAAGCCATTCCAATCGGGACGTGGGAGGTTTTAAGAAATGGAACAGATGCTGCCATCTTAACGTTTGGCACTACGATTCCTATGGCATTGGAAGCCGCAAATCTTTTACAGAAAAAAGGATTGTCTATAAAAGTCATTAATGCTCGCTTCATTAAGCCTCTGGATGAAAAAATGATGGCTGAGCTGCTAAACAGCAGTATGCCGATTTTAACCATTGAAGAAGCCGTCCTTCAAGGCGGATTTGGAAGCGCAGTATTAGAGTACGCCCATGATAAGGGGTATTATCACAATGTAATTGAGCGCATGGGAATTCCTGACCAATTTATTGAGCACGGAGGCGTGAACGAGCTTCTCCAGGAAATAGGCATGACGACCGAGGATACGGTGAATCGTCTGCTTACTATGCTATCTAAAAATCAAAAAAGGGCATCGGTATGA
- the accC gene encoding acetyl-CoA carboxylase biotin carboxylase subunit, with protein MIKKVLIANRGEIAVRIIRACRDMDIETVAVYSEADKEALHVQLADEAYCIGPKASKDSYLNFTNIISVATLTGCDAIHPGYGFLAENADFAELCRECNVTFIGPSPEAISKMGTKDVARETMKAAGVPIVPGSQGVIKDIEDAIQIANKIEYPVIIKATAGGGGKGIRVARNEEELIKGINITQQEAATAFGNPGVYLEKYIEDFRHVEIQVMADQYGNVIHLGERDCSIQRRLQKLLEESPSPALNSEIREQMGQAAVKAAQAVDYTGAGTVEFIYDYNNAKFYFMEMNTRIQVEHPVTEMVTGTDLIKQQILVASGEKLTLAQEDVTFNGWAIECRINAENPEKNFMPSPGKINMYLPPGGIGIRIDSAAYPEYSIPPYYDSMIAKVISYGATREEAIARMKRALSEFVVEGIHTTIPFHLRLLEHETFVKGDFNTKFLEKYDVMK; from the coding sequence ATGATTAAAAAAGTACTAATCGCCAATCGCGGTGAAATCGCGGTCCGTATTATCAGAGCATGCAGGGATATGGATATTGAAACTGTAGCAGTGTATTCCGAGGCAGATAAAGAGGCTCTCCATGTCCAGCTTGCTGATGAAGCATACTGTATTGGACCAAAGGCATCAAAAGACAGTTATTTAAACTTTACCAACATTATTAGTGTTGCAACACTTACTGGATGTGATGCTATTCATCCAGGATACGGCTTTTTAGCCGAAAATGCGGATTTTGCTGAACTATGCCGTGAGTGCAATGTAACATTTATTGGTCCAAGCCCTGAAGCAATTTCGAAAATGGGGACTAAGGATGTTGCCCGTGAAACGATGAAAGCGGCTGGAGTTCCGATTGTTCCAGGTTCACAAGGGGTAATAAAAGATATTGAAGATGCAATTCAAATTGCGAATAAGATTGAATATCCAGTCATTATTAAAGCAACAGCCGGCGGTGGCGGAAAAGGTATCCGTGTTGCAAGAAATGAAGAAGAGCTGATCAAGGGAATCAATATTACCCAGCAGGAAGCGGCTACTGCATTCGGTAACCCGGGTGTCTATCTTGAAAAATATATTGAAGATTTTCGCCATGTGGAGATTCAGGTTATGGCTGATCAATACGGCAATGTCATTCACCTTGGCGAACGCGATTGCTCTATTCAAAGAAGGCTTCAAAAACTTCTGGAGGAGTCGCCTTCCCCTGCGCTGAACAGTGAAATCAGGGAACAGATGGGACAAGCAGCTGTCAAGGCTGCCCAAGCGGTTGACTATACAGGAGCAGGTACTGTTGAATTTATTTATGATTACAACAATGCAAAATTTTACTTTATGGAAATGAACACAAGGATACAAGTGGAACACCCAGTTACAGAAATGGTAACGGGAACGGACCTTATTAAACAGCAAATCCTGGTGGCTTCCGGTGAAAAATTAACTCTCGCTCAGGAAGACGTGACATTTAACGGCTGGGCCATTGAATGCCGTATTAATGCTGAAAATCCTGAGAAAAATTTCATGCCTTCACCTGGTAAAATCAATATGTATCTTCCGCCGGGAGGGATAGGCATCCGCATTGATTCAGCTGCATATCCTGAATACAGTATTCCGCCGTATTATGACTCTATGATTGCAAAGGTTATTTCTTATGGTGCAACAAGAGAAGAAGCCATTGCCAGAATGAAACGTGCTTTAAGTGAATTTGTTGTTGAAGGCATTCACACAACTATCCCTTTTCATTTAAGACTATTGGAACACGAAACATTTGTTAAAGGTGATTTTAATACGAAATTCCTTGAGAAATACGATGTGATGAAATAA
- a CDS encoding SpoIIIAH-like family protein → MLLKKQTVWLLTMLSLVVVLSVYYVTSEPKSSDLSAMDKVSQNTKSQNKTQTTADNKKNIKVDTTNATDEVFETIRMDRQDKFSKQKEELTNKLASTSLSAEERSKAADEMQQLTANAQKEQVLESMIKSQGYSDALVEVDPGNEVHVTVKSNSHSKTAANNIVRLVSEEMNAAQNIAVVFQK, encoded by the coding sequence ATGTTACTTAAAAAGCAAACAGTTTGGTTATTGACAATGCTAAGTCTAGTTGTGGTGTTATCTGTCTATTATGTTACTTCAGAACCCAAATCAAGTGATTTGTCAGCGATGGACAAGGTATCCCAAAATACTAAAAGTCAAAACAAAACTCAAACAACTGCCGATAATAAGAAGAATATTAAAGTCGATACTACAAATGCTACTGATGAAGTATTTGAAACCATTCGGATGGACCGCCAGGATAAATTCAGCAAGCAAAAAGAAGAACTGACAAATAAATTAGCCTCTACGTCCCTATCAGCAGAGGAAAGAAGCAAAGCAGCAGATGAAATGCAGCAGCTGACGGCCAATGCCCAAAAGGAACAGGTTTTAGAGAGCATGATTAAGTCTCAGGGCTATTCAGATGCTTTAGTAGAAGTAGATCCTGGAAATGAAGTTCATGTAACAGTAAAATCAAACAGCCATAGCAAAACAGCTGCAAATAATATCGTACGGCTGGTATCGGAAGAAATGAATGCTGCACAAAATATAGCAGTAGTATTTCAAAAATAG
- a CDS encoding TlyA family RNA methyltransferase, whose protein sequence is MKTKKQRVDILLVERGLIETREKAKRAIMAGLVYSNETRLDKPGEKVDEDAELTVKGNVMPYVSRGGFKLEKALNVFDVDIKGKVLLDIGSSTGGFTDCALQNGAKMSYALDVGYNQLAWKLRQDDRVVVMERTNFRYVTPADLVRDMPDFSSIDVSFISLSLILPVLRTLLVPGGDVVALIKPQFEAGKEQVGKKGIVRDKKVHEGVIEKIVHLSLAEGYHVENLSFSPITGGEGNIEFLIHLKWPGENIGGQNHLSQSIQDVVAEAHATLAEKSRE, encoded by the coding sequence ATGAAAACAAAAAAGCAACGAGTAGATATACTTCTAGTGGAACGCGGTTTAATTGAAACAAGAGAAAAAGCAAAACGGGCTATTATGGCAGGTCTGGTGTATTCAAATGAGACTCGGCTGGATAAGCCCGGTGAAAAAGTGGACGAGGATGCAGAACTCACTGTAAAGGGCAATGTGATGCCATATGTGAGCAGAGGCGGATTTAAGCTCGAAAAAGCGTTAAATGTTTTTGATGTAGACATTAAAGGGAAAGTACTGCTGGATATTGGATCTTCCACGGGAGGCTTTACGGATTGTGCACTTCAAAATGGTGCAAAAATGTCCTATGCCCTGGATGTTGGGTATAACCAGCTGGCATGGAAGCTTCGGCAGGATGATCGGGTAGTCGTAATGGAAAGGACAAATTTCCGTTATGTAACTCCTGCAGACTTAGTAAGGGACATGCCTGATTTTTCAAGTATTGATGTTTCGTTTATTTCTCTTTCTCTAATCCTCCCTGTCTTAAGGACGTTATTAGTCCCTGGCGGGGACGTGGTTGCGCTAATTAAGCCGCAATTTGAGGCTGGAAAAGAGCAGGTTGGGAAAAAGGGAATTGTCAGGGATAAAAAAGTACACGAAGGGGTAATTGAAAAAATTGTTCACTTGTCTTTAGCTGAGGGCTATCATGTCGAAAATCTATCCTTCTCCCCAATTACGGGAGGCGAGGGAAATATCGAGTTTTTAATTCATTTAAAATGGCCTGGTGAAAATATCGGAGGGCAGAATCATCTATCCCAATCGATTCAGGATGTTGTCGCTGAAGCACATGCCACTTTAGCGGAAAAGAGCAGGGAATAG
- the xseA gene encoding exodeoxyribonuclease VII large subunit: protein MSNPQYLTVHALTKYIKRKFDADPHLADVYVKGEISNFKQHSSGHMYFTLKDNKARILAVMFAAANRKLKFTPENGMNVMLRGSISVFEGSGQYQIYAKDMQPDGVGALYLAYEQLKEKLSEEGLFAPERKRPLPAYPNVIGVITSPTGAAVRDIITTIKRRYPIGKIILHPALVQGEKAAESIAAAIQKANDMRQADVLIVGRGGGSIEELWAFNEEIVARAIHHSEIPIISAVGHETDSTIADFAADLRAPTPTGAAELAVPHIDELMERVLNRKARLIRSVSDILRHQRKRLEFIERSYIFRNPYRLYEPKLQQLDRLNERLTRDTKQIVDHKSRTLSSLQQRLVFKSPSLQIKQQSDRFNRTKKELLLNTQRILKEKQQEFSRKLTVLEALSPLKVMERGYSLAYSENENLLKSVDQTKTGDQIQVMLSDGTLSCTVDQIERRKNHDG from the coding sequence ATGTCTAATCCACAATATTTAACTGTACATGCATTAACCAAATACATAAAAAGAAAATTTGATGCCGATCCCCATCTAGCCGACGTCTATGTCAAAGGGGAAATATCAAACTTTAAGCAGCATTCGAGCGGACACATGTACTTTACTCTTAAGGATAATAAAGCGCGAATTCTTGCTGTAATGTTTGCTGCTGCAAACCGGAAGCTAAAATTCACTCCTGAAAACGGAATGAATGTAATGCTGCGTGGATCCATATCTGTTTTCGAAGGAAGCGGCCAATACCAAATATACGCCAAAGACATGCAGCCTGATGGAGTCGGTGCATTATACCTTGCCTATGAACAACTAAAAGAAAAGCTTTCTGAGGAGGGCTTATTCGCTCCTGAAAGGAAACGGCCGCTTCCTGCCTATCCAAATGTGATCGGCGTAATTACCTCTCCAACTGGCGCAGCTGTAAGGGATATTATCACCACCATTAAAAGGCGGTACCCAATTGGAAAAATCATTCTCCATCCCGCGCTTGTCCAGGGAGAAAAAGCTGCAGAGTCCATTGCTGCAGCTATCCAAAAAGCAAATGACATGAGACAGGCAGATGTATTAATTGTGGGCAGAGGCGGAGGATCCATAGAAGAATTATGGGCTTTTAATGAAGAAATCGTTGCCCGTGCCATTCATCATTCTGAAATCCCAATTATATCAGCAGTTGGCCATGAAACTGATTCTACCATTGCTGATTTCGCAGCTGACCTTAGGGCACCAACCCCGACTGGTGCAGCAGAACTGGCTGTTCCGCATATTGATGAATTGATGGAGAGAGTCTTGAATCGAAAAGCCCGTTTAATCCGGAGTGTATCGGATATACTTCGCCACCAGCGAAAGAGGCTCGAATTTATTGAGCGGTCCTATATATTTCGAAATCCATACCGCTTGTATGAACCAAAGCTGCAGCAGCTTGACCGTTTAAATGAAAGGTTAACGAGGGATACAAAGCAAATTGTTGACCATAAATCTAGAACATTAAGTTCACTCCAGCAGCGGCTGGTATTTAAAAGCCCGTCTTTGCAGATTAAACAGCAGAGTGACCGCTTTAACAGGACGAAAAAAGAGCTGCTTCTAAACACTCAAAGAATATTGAAAGAAAAACAGCAGGAGTTTTCCAGGAAGCTGACTGTGCTTGAAGCATTAAGTCCATTAAAAGTTATGGAACGGGGTTACAGCCTGGCGTACAGTGAAAATGAAAATCTTTTAAAAAGTGTTGACCAAACGAAAACAGGAGATCAAATCCAAGTTATGCTGTCTGACGGTACACTATCTTGTACAGTAGACCAGATTGAGAGGAGAAAAAATCATGACGGATAA
- the xseB gene encoding exodeoxyribonuclease VII small subunit, which produces MTDKISFEEAMDQLETIVGRLEEGDVPLEEAISIYKKGMELSKVCHDKLKTIEEQLTKVITEDGEEDFIIQEEG; this is translated from the coding sequence ATGACGGATAAAATTTCATTTGAAGAAGCGATGGACCAGCTGGAAACGATTGTGGGGCGTTTGGAAGAAGGGGATGTTCCTCTCGAAGAAGCTATTTCCATTTATAAAAAAGGGATGGAGCTTTCAAAGGTTTGCCATGATAAGCTGAAAACAATTGAAGAACAGCTGACAAAAGTTATTACCGAGGACGGAGAAGAGGATTTTATTATTCAAGAGGAAGGGTAA
- the nusB gene encoding transcription antitermination factor NusB, which yields MKRRIAREKALQALFQIDINEAETNEAIENVLGESASDPYLNQLVEGTVEHLEQIDKAISEHLEKWTLNRLAKVDLNILRLGVYELLFVEDVPANVAINEALEVSKRFGDERSSKFINGILSKVKESSGK from the coding sequence ATGAAGAGAAGAATCGCACGTGAAAAAGCTCTCCAGGCTTTATTTCAAATAGACATTAATGAGGCAGAAACGAACGAAGCAATTGAAAATGTGTTAGGAGAATCCGCCTCGGATCCTTATTTGAATCAACTGGTTGAAGGAACGGTTGAACACTTGGAGCAAATCGATAAAGCCATTTCAGAGCATTTGGAAAAATGGACATTAAACCGTTTAGCAAAGGTAGATTTAAATATCCTGCGTCTTGGGGTATATGAACTGCTTTTTGTCGAAGATGTACCAGCAAATGTAGCGATAAATGAAGCGCTGGAAGTTTCCAAACGCTTCGGTGACGAAAGATCGAGTAAATTTATCAACGGCATTCTTTCAAAAGTGAAGGAATCAAGCGGAAAATAA
- the spoIIIAG gene encoding stage III sporulation protein AG, with amino-acid sequence MNDKKGPFDWIKDKLFQSGEQKVNEKKGGKLQYFFILLLAGVAFMLITNIWQSSSKKSSAVSLNTSAPPKSVAAFGTTSKKQSNALTGKDYEVRYENELKDALSQIAGVGSVDVVVNVDASESKVYEKDSTIHNQTTTESDQKGGQRKIEDLSKDEKLAIVREGDKEVPLVTETKKPKITGVLVVAEGAGDIAIKALIKEAVSTALDVPSYRVSVMPKKN; translated from the coding sequence ATGAATGATAAAAAGGGCCCGTTCGACTGGATCAAGGATAAGCTTTTTCAATCAGGGGAACAAAAGGTGAATGAAAAAAAAGGAGGTAAACTACAGTATTTTTTTATTCTTTTATTAGCTGGAGTTGCCTTTATGCTCATAACAAATATATGGCAAAGCAGCTCGAAGAAAAGCAGCGCTGTCTCACTGAATACATCTGCGCCGCCAAAGTCCGTTGCTGCCTTTGGCACTACTTCAAAGAAGCAAAGCAATGCATTAACCGGCAAAGACTATGAGGTGCGATATGAAAATGAGTTAAAGGATGCTCTCAGTCAAATTGCCGGGGTTGGTTCTGTAGACGTCGTTGTAAATGTGGATGCATCCGAGAGTAAAGTGTATGAAAAAGATTCAACCATCCACAATCAAACTACTACTGAGAGCGACCAAAAAGGCGGACAAAGAAAAATAGAGGATTTATCAAAAGATGAAAAGCTTGCCATCGTTCGAGAAGGTGATAAAGAAGTGCCATTAGTTACAGAAACGAAAAAGCCGAAAATAACAGGTGTACTCGTTGTTGCTGAGGGAGCTGGAGATATAGCTATAAAGGCACTGATAAAAGAGGCTGTTTCCACCGCTTTGGATGTGCCATCCTATCGAGTATCTGTTATGCCTAAAAAAAATTAA
- the folD gene encoding bifunctional methylenetetrahydrofolate dehydrogenase/methenyltetrahydrofolate cyclohydrolase FolD: protein MKARRIDGKKIAADLRENIRKEVHELSEKALVPGLAVVLIGNDPASRTYVNNKQKACKEAGIHSVLIEYPSSISEDVLLDKIQELNSDNSIHGILVQLPLPEHIAESKVIEAIDPKKDVDGFHPINIGRMMTGQDAFLPCTPFGIMQMIRYEGIEVEGKHVVVIGRSNIVGKPVGQLFLNENATVTYCHSKTKELASYTREADILISAVGLAKFVKESFIKPGAVVIDVGMNRDENGKLCGDVDFEEAEKKAAYITPVPGGVGPMTITMLLYNTLISAKNS from the coding sequence ATGAAAGCCAGACGGATTGATGGGAAGAAAATTGCAGCAGACTTAAGGGAAAATATAAGGAAAGAAGTCCATGAGCTTTCTGAAAAGGCGCTTGTACCTGGATTAGCGGTTGTTTTAATCGGAAATGACCCTGCTTCCCGTACGTATGTAAACAATAAGCAAAAAGCCTGCAAGGAGGCAGGCATTCATTCTGTTCTGATAGAATACCCCTCTTCCATCTCTGAAGATGTGCTGCTAGATAAAATACAAGAGCTGAATAGTGATAACTCTATTCATGGCATTCTGGTCCAACTTCCACTGCCAGAACACATTGCAGAATCAAAAGTCATAGAAGCCATTGACCCCAAAAAAGATGTGGATGGGTTCCATCCTATCAATATCGGAAGAATGATGACAGGGCAGGATGCTTTTTTGCCATGTACGCCTTTTGGCATTATGCAGATGATTCGATATGAAGGAATTGAAGTCGAGGGAAAACATGTTGTGGTTATTGGAAGAAGCAATATCGTCGGCAAACCAGTGGGGCAATTATTTTTAAATGAAAATGCCACGGTAACATACTGTCATTCAAAAACGAAAGAGCTTGCATCCTATACCAGAGAAGCAGATATTCTCATTTCGGCAGTGGGCTTGGCCAAGTTCGTCAAAGAGTCTTTTATTAAACCAGGAGCGGTAGTGATTGATGTAGGGATGAACCGTGATGAAAACGGGAAATTATGCGGGGATGTAGATTTTGAAGAAGCAGAAAAAAAAGCCGCCTATATTACTCCTGTTCCAGGCGGGGTAGGACCTATGACGATAACGATGCTTCTTTACAATACTCTTATATCAGCCAAAAACAGTTAA
- a CDS encoding polyprenyl synthetase family protein — translation MEALNSFMEKNIKIVETELGKYISRLEGPDVIKSAMDYSLQAGGKRIRPILLLATIAAFQEEIEKGLAAACSLEMVHTYSLIHDDLPAMDNDDLRRGKPTNHKVYGEAMAILAGDGLLTYSFQVITEDTRLTNEQKVQLVSLLAKMSGPEGMVGGQVADMEGENRKLTLQDLEYIHLNKTGKLLTYSVLAGAIIGGASRSQLEQFDIFARNLGIAFQIRDDILDIEGDQAKMGKPIGSDVTNHKSTYPSLLNMQGAKDKLMAHIQHAKTALNNIEVNTHLLEQMTDLIAVRDN, via the coding sequence ATGGAAGCATTAAATTCTTTTATGGAAAAAAATATTAAGATCGTTGAAACGGAGCTTGGAAAATACATTTCCAGGCTGGAAGGTCCTGATGTGATTAAAAGTGCAATGGATTACTCTCTTCAAGCAGGAGGGAAAAGAATTCGTCCTATTTTGCTTTTAGCAACCATTGCTGCCTTTCAAGAGGAAATTGAGAAAGGACTGGCAGCTGCTTGTTCTCTGGAAATGGTTCACACCTATTCTTTAATCCATGATGACCTTCCGGCAATGGACAATGATGATCTTAGACGCGGAAAGCCTACTAATCACAAGGTATATGGAGAGGCAATGGCCATTTTGGCTGGAGACGGGCTTTTGACGTACAGTTTTCAGGTTATCACTGAGGATACAAGGCTTACAAATGAGCAAAAAGTGCAATTGGTTTCTCTTTTAGCAAAAATGTCGGGACCTGAAGGAATGGTTGGGGGTCAGGTAGCAGACATGGAGGGAGAAAACCGTAAGCTGACTTTGCAGGACCTTGAATATATCCACCTTAATAAAACTGGTAAGCTATTGACCTACAGTGTATTAGCAGGAGCCATTATTGGCGGTGCCTCCCGTTCCCAGTTAGAGCAATTCGATATTTTTGCAAGGAATCTTGGGATTGCCTTTCAAATCCGTGATGATATTCTTGATATTGAAGGGGACCAGGCAAAAATGGGCAAGCCGATTGGCAGTGATGTGACGAATCACAAAAGTACTTATCCTTCATTATTGAATATGCAGGGTGCCAAGGATAAGCTAATGGCCCATATTCAACATGCAAAGACTGCATTAAACAATATTGAGGTAAATACCCATCTGCTCGAACAAATGACAGATTTAATCGCTGTAAGAGATAATTGA
- the ahrC gene encoding transcriptional regulator AhrC/ArgR, which yields MNKGQRLIKIREIIANNEVETQDELVDFLKSYGFPVTQATISRDIKELHLVKVPMNDGRYKYSLPADQRFNPMQKLKRALTDSFVSVDTAGHLIVMKTLPGNAHAVGALVDILDWDEIIGTLCGDDTCLIICKLPEQAGVISQRFIDML from the coding sequence ATGAACAAAGGGCAAAGATTAATTAAAATTCGAGAAATTATTGCAAATAATGAAGTCGAAACACAGGATGAACTGGTGGATTTCTTGAAAAGCTACGGGTTTCCTGTAACTCAGGCTACCATTTCTCGTGATATTAAAGAACTGCATTTAGTTAAGGTTCCAATGAATGACGGAAGATATAAATATAGTTTGCCTGCTGATCAGCGGTTTAACCCTATGCAAAAATTGAAGAGAGCGTTAACAGACTCATTTGTGAGTGTGGATACAGCGGGGCATTTGATTGTCATGAAGACCCTGCCAGGAAATGCCCATGCTGTCGGCGCGTTGGTTGATATTTTAGATTGGGATGAAATTATAGGCACTTTATGCGGGGATGACACATGTCTTATAATTTGTAAATTACCTGAACAAGCCGGGGTCATTTCTCAGCGATTTATAGATATGCTTTAA
- a CDS encoding Asp23/Gls24 family envelope stress response protein, with protein MAEMNQMLEMEQEGDDYGKVEIAPEVIEVIAGIAASEVEGVGQMRGNFASGVAERLGKKNHGKGVKVELTEEGIKVDVYCSMNFGVSIPAVAQEVQDNIRQALLNMTALEADEINVHIVGIQFENQKAENDLQMEM; from the coding sequence ATGGCTGAAATGAATCAAATGCTAGAAATGGAACAAGAAGGCGACGACTACGGTAAAGTAGAAATTGCACCGGAAGTGATTGAAGTAATAGCAGGCATAGCTGCTTCCGAAGTCGAAGGTGTTGGGCAAATGCGAGGCAATTTTGCAAGCGGTGTTGCAGAGCGCCTTGGCAAAAAAAACCATGGGAAGGGCGTAAAAGTCGAGCTTACTGAGGAAGGCATTAAAGTGGATGTTTACTGCAGCATGAACTTCGGTGTATCCATTCCTGCCGTTGCCCAGGAAGTACAGGACAATATTCGCCAGGCCTTATTGAATATGACGGCGCTCGAAGCCGATGAAATCAACGTCCACATTGTTGGCATCCAATTTGAGAACCAAAAAGCAGAAAATGACTTGCAAATGGAAATGTAA